The window TGGGACATTACTTTATTACTTTTCACTGAGCTAGTTGATGATTGATgaatcaaattgaatgctttcTCTGAAATACGCATGAGTATTTTTCTCTTATTGGAACCCGATTTCCTTTCTGATTGAAGTTGCAATTAGATGTTCTAAATGAATATGCTTTATGGTTTAGTTTTGGTTACTCTTGCGAATCAGTAAAGTTTATGCATGTGCTTTAGattattgaatttataaatGGTAACGGACAAACATCTATTAAGTTACTAACTTAATATTCAAGAAATAGACCAGCAAATTACTATCATTCATATCTTATATTCATCCAGCACTTCTCTTACCAGGTTGGAATTTTGGGAAATGCTGCTTACTTTCATGAAAATGCTGGAAGTGATAACACTCCCGAAAGTAACTTGGATCGGCGGCAGATGATGATTGCATTTGACATGAGGTACTGTTGGAGAAAGGAATTACTGTTTAGTATAATCCTGTTAAAACTTCCAGTTAGTCTTCTTGATATTTTTCCACTTGCGGTTGTAGATGTGTGGGGTTCATGATGGCAAAGATGGTTTTGCAGGAACTCATGGATCCATTGATATTCACGAAGTTTAAATCCTTCTTCTCAAAGGTATAACATGACATATGAATAATTGCATTACCTTTTTTTCCCAGAATCTCTTCTCCAGGAATCTGCATTTGCAGGATCTGTCACTGGAATGTTTAGTTTAACATTTCTGTTGTTCGTTCTAACATTGGGTGAATACACTTTTAAGATCTAGTACTTATGTATCATTTCAAACATGTAACCACGTTTACTTGATGTCGAACTATAGGGCCATGATCCTTCATGCTTGCGTGAATATTTATTGCGAGTCCTTGAACATAGACTATCATCTGGAAATGTTGGCTTACAagtaaatatcaatattatcatCTTCCTGCAATCACTTTCCCCAATGTATGCGCAGATGTTTGATTCATTTATCTTGCAGATACTTGACAGAAATTGGGGAGCAGGATGGAATCTTCTGTCCTTATTACTTGCAAACAAGCCTTCTAAAAGAATAAggtaaagtatatatatttgcattaAAGCGTAGCATCTTAGAAGAGGAGTTAGAAcgtgaaaatatatttagaactTTGTTGATGGAGTATGTTAACTATCTATTTGTTCGGATCTTTCTTGTCTTGGGTAGCAGCCACAAATTCTAGAAAAGGGTTAATCTCATATGGAATATTTGCACTAGGGCAACTTTATGGGGACAATcgaataaaagacaaaatgtTCTCCAAGCCTTTATTGGTGGTAAGAAGCATTTTATTGGATAAATGAAGTAGGGGAAGACCCCAAGCACCTAAAGGTGATTACAAAAGAGATTTccaattgaaaaataaataagaaagcCTAAAGTTCATAGAAGGGCACCAACAAAAAGCAGCAGACATGATCAAACTAATAAAAGAAGAGTCTCTAAAGAGACGCTTATAACTATATTGGGAGGAAAGTTGAGCTAGCTAGCAAAATACTATGCACTCTTTTAATGTTTACTTTCAAGTGATTTGGACTATTTTTTTGGAGAAGAGTTGAGCATACATGTTGTTTGTAGATGGGATCTGGGAAGTTATAGTTTTGGAAATGGTGAAAGCTTTGTTGCAACTACTGTTGGATTCCGAGTTTGGGCCATCATTTGGTGgaacttttcttttgtgtaaCTGTTAGCTATTCGATgagaattttgtttctttttctaaataaataactgAACTATCCTGCAGCTGTTTAGAGGCTCTCAGGCATCCATTCCTTTGTGGACCAAGATGGCGTGTAGCCCCATCAAAGGAAATTATTAGATGGGGTCTTGGTTCAACTGCAGTTCGAATTGCAGAGGAATATATTTACAGTCATTCTCAGGTATGTTCATAGTAGACCTCTTCGTTACTTTTCTCCTTTATCCTGTCTCTcagaacattttaaaatttagaaggTAATACCaactagtttttcttttttcttttcttctatgaTTAAGCGAGGAAAGCTTTCCCACTTCATTGAGTTGATGGAGATGTTGACTCCTCATTCAAAACCAAAGGTgatcaatattatcatttacaTGCCTGCATATAAACATATTCGCACACACCAGCATGCCTTAAACATCAACTTATGATGAAATCTATGGTTCTGGTATTCCGATTGTTTACCAACGTAACAATATGTTTATGTTCAAGAAGTAATTATCAGTTGTGGCATCTAATTGCTTGCATTGGACTTTCACTACAGCATTGGCTGGAGGTAATTCCAGGAAAGTGGCGTTTCTTGTACTCAACAGGGAGGCACATCGGACTCACCCTTCGCCAACCTCCTGATAGAGTTCTTATCGGAGATGTGTGCTTGACAGTTGCAAGAGACACTAAGTTAAACAATCGTATCTCATTGACCTCAGACATCGAGTTCACAGTCATGAGAGGTCGTAACTGGCCCCATGATAAAATTGGTGTCAACGGTAAACTGGTAGGTTACTCTTCCTCTAGAATACAAGCTGGAAGAAGATTGTACCTGAAGGAAGAAAACACCACTGCTCAGCATGTTCTGTCTCAAAAGTTGTCTAGTCAGAAATGGAGGAAGGTGATCCCTTTTGAGGAGCTTCCATCAAGCCTCCCAGCAGTAAAGCTCGTGCCAGCTGACATTGATTTGACAATGAAGCTCGATGATCCATTGGGCGAAGACGTAGACGCTGCAAGAAATATAATTCAGGAAGTCCGGACACAAGTTCCACCAGAACTGTTTgatttgtcaaaattaatctGTGGGACATACGTGGACTCCAGGCTTCTGATTCTTCGTTCAATAGATGGATCTGCCCTTTTGTTTACCAGATCTTGTCTGGATGAAAACCATAGATGACTGTAGCTTTGAGACAGATTGTGTAAACCAATTTAATTGTAAAGAATTCATCGTCAAATTTGCCAAATGGTAAATCCATGTTTGTTTAGCTTTTCGAGCctattttgtatattatgGAAAAACTAAAACGGTGGTTTTTTCACAAATGAAAGCATCACCTATACACTTTCgtaaaaacttgttttaaaatcttcaaaatattagagCGTAACTTCAAGGACGGAGttgttatttatgtaaatattggCAACTTGGTTTTATGGATACATAGACAAATactttaagaaatttattcataaaaatatttgtgagTTTTCTAGTTAAATTTTagaacaaatttatttatgtaatagattatgattttaagcatataaatttcaattagtAATCATATGACCTACGGGGTATTAATCCACCGTTAGCATAGTTTGATAATAATAGTACTATTCCTTAGTCAGCATATTCAAAACTTCTtgcatcaaaattatttaatataacaaaataaggaTATAACAATCAGATCATTCAACTTATAAGACAAAACATAAGTACATaactataataaataaatatttttaaatataacaaaataaaccaaaatatttacaaaatgtaacaatttcattttctattaatgACGTGGattcattgataaaatctgaaattttactatattttataaatattttcaataatattgcCATTTGTAATTGTATCCCTACAAAGAAACTCGTTAGAGATTCgaaaacaaattaacattaaatatgataataatataacataacaaaaaaaggaaagaagaagaaaaaaaaactatacaagTTAGACTAGAAAGAGCTTTGAGTACAAATGAAAGAGAATAGAGAACTTATAAACTTGAGAGGAGTATGTAAAAAGTGATGTGAAAATAACATGACACCACTATTTCCATGATAATTGGGTAAACTATCCACAATTTTCATGAGTTAGAGTCGGAGGAggttattatataaaaagtaatgTTACCTCCAACATAATTATCTCAATCTAACCTATTTTCATCTATCACAACTTTTTCATCCTTTGCATAACTTATACTGTATAGTTCATCAAGTTTCAATTTACTGCTATTTATACTTGAGGCGGTTCATACAAACATGCCCAAATATTTGATGAAGTATAGAAAACAGTCTTTTTATCgtcatatttgatttttaaatttatgaactgTTATGATGAGACGGTCACGTTGTAATATtctcattaaataatttgagttTACTGTCAATTAAATCCAAGCATCCTccaattttgaagtgttataGTACAGCCACAGGTGAGAAAAGATCGAATTAGCAACTGCTCGATGGTGAGCAAAACGATTGAGAACTTCTCATATTTCAAGTAGCACAATCACAATATCAACTCATTTCTACCTCACAACAGAACAagatttctcaaaattttagctTGTATAAAAGCGTTACATTTCCTTCTGTTTTTCATAATCTCTATTCATTTAACTTGATTACACGATTCCTCCGAAACTTCAAAGACTAACCATAACAACCTGAAAGAGATTTAGAAAATCCCATTCACTATTTTGGAATAGAACAAAAGAAGGATTTTCTTCCATATCTCATTAGACAGAAATTCAGATGAAACTTACTAGAGAGATTTCCCTGATAAATGTGATTCTCATATCAATCCCTGGCGCTGCAGATCTGTATATGTCTTCTTGTTGTAAATGTTACCCTCCTTATCTTCGTATTCTTCTTCGAGATCTGGTCGCCACTTGTTAACTCCTTGTCGTTCTTGTATTCTTTTCCACAAGTCTTTTGCCTCCTGAAAATTCAGAAGAGTGATTATCACTAAAGaggtttaattaaatttgcgATCATGCAGCCATTTCTCAGTATTATCGGACCATTGACTTGAATTTTTTGACATATTGATAAATCAAAATGGTCAACATCAAAATTGAAGGGTAAATATCTTTCATGGAAAATGTAGTCAAAATGTCAGATCATCTTGGTGTACCCTTTCTAGTTTCTACTctttacaattaatttttttcctttttcagtACATTTTgatctaataataaaaagtacaGTTTCTTatacaaaaagaacaaatacaCTCACGGATAAGGGGGTTCAAAGCACCACCAAAGACCTACCTCAATTGATGTAATTTCATTGAAGTTCTTGGTATTCGGAATACCAAGGCAACGCATTCCGTGCTGATGACGCCATTCCTTGAAATGTCGTTCAAAAGCTCTACGACCCCAGTAACTATAGTTCCCACATATCTCACATTTAAATTCCTGTTCcacaaaattatcaaattttcaagCAAATCTTTCCACGTGAACTTCAATTAGGGGTGTTCACGGTTCGGTTCGGTTCGGTTTGGTTTCAAGCTAAAACCGCACTAAACCGCAAAATGCAACAGTGTGCCAATGAACAATACGgtttatgaaaacaaatgTGCAACTGTGGCTTTCAGAATGTAATTGATTGAGATTAGGCAAGAGGAAGTTTATGAAAATCACATGTATATCATGTTTCACTTCTACACATACTTTTTTACCACAGgcttgaaaggaaaaaaacacaaaaatcaGCAAATATGGTCAATTCCACATAAGAATCTAGCTCAGTTAATATGCTCCCTGAAATGAAAAGCATGCTTCTTAAACAGAAATTCACTTCTGAAGTGAAAAATGATGACCAGCTAATAAgcttttttcccccttttttgACATCAGTGAATGTTCAAGCCAGATTACACGCACCTTGACTAATCTTACTAGACAATCTGTCTGACACTAAAAGATTTGGataatgaagaaatttgtagGATATTAGATCTTAGTCCTTACATAGCACTAAACTAGGGATCTTTTTTACAACTGGATCTTAGTTCTAATATGCTATATTTTCTTTCCCGTGCTACAGGACTTTGGTTGGCGAGGGAATGATTTACCTGACCAAGGCCATGAAGCTTGTAGAGCCAGTAAGGTATGGGTTTCCCATCCCAACCCATTGGGAGCTTGAGTGGGTTATAGATCTGTTGTTCTTCATCATCACTTTCAGACTCAGCTTGGGTCTCTTCCTGCCAGAATTTCCATGTCAAGGCTACTAAAAATTTAGTGGCGAATAATTGGTAAACAGTTTCTAAAAATCTCAATTTCTTGCCAGCCCATCAACACACTTGCATAGAGGAAAGATCTTGAAATGACGCATGCAATTCATTCTCAAGAAGGAAGTAAATTTGGTGAACTAGTATTTAAGGTTAAATCAGTCTACCATTAGCTAGCTTTGGATGCATGTGTAGACGTTTAAATAAGTTTCTGATAAATATTACATCACCATATCAAATACACAGCTTACAAATGCTTCTCAAACCTTTAGGCAGGCAATGGTTTTGTGGATGATGTAAACACGGTAACCATGTGGTCCATGTCAGAAATAATGTATACCaaaagttatattaattaGTAAAACTACTGTTTCTCACCTCCTCACGTTCTGCTTCAATTTCCTCATAAGTTAAGGCCTGCTTCTTAACAATGTTGTCTTTTGTCCGAGCAATTGTCTGAAAATGGccacaaataaaagaaattaagaagtccccaaaaatattctttttcagAATATAAATTATGATGGTTCAGGTAATCAAAAAGACATTTCGATCATTCTCAAAAGCTAACCTCATCCAGAAGATCgcacaatttttcaatttttgcttCCATCAAGGCAacttgtttcaaattttcattgttttgtGAAGCCACAGCCGACCCATTCTGAATAGGTTGCCGAGACAGTTTTGCGAAATGTTTTTTGTCCAACAATTGAAGAGGAGTATGCTGCAAAGAATAGGGGTGCAAATAAACtgtaaaattaatcaaacaaaattgcTTGAAATTTGTTGGTGGTGAAAGATTAACTGACAATCACAGAAGTCAGCAAGAAGAGTTGCGTCTTCTACCTACTATTGCTAGAAGATAACAAggtaaacattttttatcatatattaatataacatAACTAGCATAAAGTGGGATGCGTTCATATCTGGAACCAAACACCAGATCAGAAGTAATATATGGAAGACCTAGCATACAGATGACCACACtaaaggaagagagagagaagaaatgaagTTTTATTGAAAGACATGTACAGAGTAAAAGTAGGTCAAGCAATTCTACTGATGACACAATAAgggatataaaaaaaacaattcctttctttttttttagtatctAAGCTAGCTTACTCGCACTTCGAATAATCTCATAGAACAACCCACCTAAgcctacaacatttgggtgtcaagaaaacttgtagaaaattaattcctaggtagGGGCACCATGAATTAAACTCATGACtttttagttagttattgagacTATGTCAACTATTTTACCACTAGACCAACTCGTGATggttaaaaaatcaattcctTATTTGAAACACGTATACACACATGGAGGGGAGAGAGAGATATAGTCTTATAAGCGTACAGAGATACACAAGCATATGCATCCACATGAAAAAGTAATCTGTAAATAAGAAAGTGGTATACACATAAACAGTATGCTTGAATCATCGTAGATTCACAACAACTGACATCCTATATCGGAAAAAAAGGCAGTTAAGTACTACCTTAGTGAGGAAAAGCCTCTCTGCACGCTGCTGAACTGTACCACCAGTCTTCAGTCCTAATGCCATCAATCCCTACCATAAAGTGGTACAACAATCAagtaagaaaaacaaaaagaaagatgcAATGCCATATTTAGAACTTAATGCTAATTGGCATCACAATCACTTTGTACCTCCTTTAACCTTTCAGGACCTAGTTCTACCAGCTCTTCCACTGTGCTATAATAGTCAAGATCAATAAGACTATGCTGAGCAGAATCATGGCCATTATCTTGACTAGTGTTCTCCCATCCTTCAATTGTACCAATAACCCATCGCTCTTCAAATTCAGATTCAACCTATCAAAATGCCCAAATAATCAAAATCGCCAATAGAATGATGTAAGCCTAAAGTTCTATACAAACAATGCATACAATAGCTAACTTGCAAACAGCATCATttcaaatgattaaaaaagcaacatgcagaagaaaaaaaaactatgatgAAACCAGCCTATTAAGATCTACTTCCAAGAAGTAAGGCAGCataatgcataattaaaaattgaattttaaattaggaGAGAAAAGTATCATAAAGTAACCTTTGAGAATATCCGATCAAGATCTTGCAAGGGCTCTGTACGctggaaaaaataaatgagataaGCAAGAAGATTCTCCAAGTACTCCCTGTATTGTCtgtacataaaataaataattagagaaACTCAAAATAAGACACCATTTATTCACTTTAAAATAGATCATTAACTGAATAATATTTGAGGAAGAAAATTGATCTGTTTAC of the Cucumis sativus cultivar 9930 chromosome 3, Cucumber_9930_V3, whole genome shotgun sequence genome contains:
- the LOC101205688 gene encoding probable plastid-lipid-associated protein 14, chloroplastic isoform X1 → MGLYHGMASNPSFERGMGVCFKDNLSTTLIGPAPVHFVRRIPSSRCLRPLCSSVRKDLSVAESKRNDQGTLSVSMEEELDHVIRFKMSDFKILDCVSTGLGGRGDEIVFEALVNNRLSPLYNTKVVLRRLKTAQAQRRGKRAIEVLKKLARRRLMYHSYSMQVHGYISSLMSNGHSSFTLVHGHHSSFSLRHWLQQSDWLPTLEATLALDEESVRKVGDTTTGGPAVSRHSRLIRVLMRDLLIGVNYLHSHGLAHTELRLENVHISPVDRHVKVGILGNAAYFHENAGSDNTPESNLDRRQMMIAFDMRCVGFMMAKMVLQELMDPLIFTKFKSFFSKGHDPSCLREYLLRVLEHRLSSGNVGLQILDRNWGAGWNLLSLLLANKPSKRISCLEALRHPFLCGPRWRVAPSKEIIRWGLGSTAVRIAEEYIYSHSQRGKLSHFIELMEMLTPHSKPKHWLEVIPGKWRFLYSTGRHIGLTLRQPPDRVLIGDVCLTVARDTKLNNRISLTSDIEFTVMRGRNWPHDKIGVNGKLVGYSSSRIQAGRRLYLKEENTTAQHVLSQKLSSQKWRKVIPFEELPSSLPAVKLVPADIDLTMKLDDPLGEDVDAARNIIQEVRTQVPPELFDLSKLICGTYVDSRLLILRSIDGSALLFTRSCLDENHR
- the LOC101205916 gene encoding splicing factor SF3a60 homolog, producing MSSTLLEVTRSSHEEVERLERLIVKELQNEPASGKDRLLQSHRVRSMIDTIMSTTEKLVEIYEDKDSARKDEIAALGGQTTSGTNVFSAFYDRLKEIREYHRRHPAARVVDVSEDDGLLKEEPQIEFSGEEAFGRYLDLHELYNQYINSKFGEAIEYSSYLDVFSQPQKISQKLKFSRQYREYLENLLAYLIYFFQRTEPLQDLDRIFSKVESEFEERWVIGTIEGWENTSQDNGHDSAQHSLIDLDYYSTVEELVELGPERLKEGLMALGLKTGGTVQQRAERLFLTKHTPLQLLDKKHFAKLSRQPIQNGSAVASQNNENLKQVALMEAKIEKLCDLLDETIARTKDNIVKKQALTYEEIEAEREEEETQAESESDDEEQQIYNPLKLPMGWDGKPIPYWLYKLHGLGQEFKCEICGNYSYWGRRAFERHFKEWRHQHGMRCLGIPNTKNFNEITSIEEAKDLWKRIQERQGVNKWRPDLEEEYEDKEGNIYNKKTYTDLQRQGLI
- the LOC101205688 gene encoding probable plastid-lipid-associated protein 14, chloroplastic isoform X2; this encodes MGLYHGMASNPSFERGMGVCFKDNLSTTLIGPAPVHFVRRIPSSRCLRPLCSSVRKDLSVAESKRNDQGTLSVSMEEELDHVIRFKMSDFKILDCVSTGLGGRGDEIVFEALVNNRLSPLYNTKVVLRRLKTAQAQRRGKRAIEVLKKLARRRLMYHSYSMQVHGYISSLMSNGHSSFTLVHGHHSSFSLRHWLQQSDWLPTLEATLALDEESVRKVGDTTTGGPAVSRHSRLIRVLMRDLLIGVNYLHSHGLAHTELRLENVHISPVDRHVKVGILGNAAYFHENAGSDNTPESNLDRRQMMIAFDMRCVGFMMAKMVLQELMDPLIFTKFKSFFSKILDRNWGAGWNLLSLLLANKPSKRISCLEALRHPFLCGPRWRVAPSKEIIRWGLGSTAVRIAEEYIYSHSQRGKLSHFIELMEMLTPHSKPKHWLEVIPGKWRFLYSTGRHIGLTLRQPPDRVLIGDVCLTVARDTKLNNRISLTSDIEFTVMRGRNWPHDKIGVNGKLVGYSSSRIQAGRRLYLKEENTTAQHVLSQKLSSQKWRKVIPFEELPSSLPAVKLVPADIDLTMKLDDPLGEDVDAARNIIQEVRTQVPPELFDLSKLICGTYVDSRLLILRSIDGSALLFTRSCLDENHR